The following coding sequences are from one Catenulispora sp. GP43 window:
- a CDS encoding SDR family oxidoreductase: MSLNTESVVVVAGAGGGAGGAVVRALTAAGATVIGVDTTTENAERGTALAVGPGRAVPAAVDLLEAEATKAFADKVLEEHGRVDGVIHLVGGWRGSKSFGESKLEDWDLLHKLLIQTTQHTSLAFHEALDAAGDGRFVLISATAASAPTAGNAAYGAAKAAAEAWTLALADGFKKAGDNAAAVVLVVKALLTDAMKEAKPEGKFPGYTHVDDLAAEIVKLFALPAAEVNGTRVRLAP; encoded by the coding sequence ATGAGCCTGAACACCGAGTCCGTGGTCGTGGTGGCCGGCGCCGGCGGCGGCGCCGGCGGCGCGGTGGTCCGCGCGCTGACCGCGGCCGGAGCGACCGTGATCGGCGTCGACACCACCACCGAGAACGCCGAGCGCGGCACCGCCCTGGCCGTCGGGCCGGGCCGCGCCGTCCCGGCCGCGGTGGACCTGCTCGAAGCCGAGGCCACCAAGGCGTTCGCCGACAAGGTGCTGGAGGAGCACGGCCGCGTGGACGGCGTGATCCACCTGGTCGGCGGCTGGCGGGGCTCGAAGAGCTTCGGCGAGTCCAAGCTCGAGGACTGGGATCTGCTGCACAAGCTGCTGATCCAGACCACGCAGCACACCTCGCTGGCGTTCCACGAGGCGCTCGACGCCGCCGGCGACGGCCGCTTCGTGCTGATCTCGGCGACCGCGGCCTCCGCGCCGACCGCCGGCAACGCCGCCTACGGCGCGGCCAAGGCCGCCGCCGAGGCCTGGACGCTGGCCCTGGCCGACGGCTTCAAGAAGGCCGGCGACAACGCCGCCGCGGTGGTGCTGGTCGTCAAGGCCCTGCTGACCGACGCCATGAAGGAGGCCAAGCCGGAGGGCAAGTTCCCCGGCTACACCCACGTGGACGACCTGGCCGCCGAGATCGTGAAGCTGTTCGCGCTCCCGGCCGCCGAGGTCAACGGCACCCGCGTGCGCCTGGCGCCCTGA
- a CDS encoding low specificity L-threonine aldolase encodes MTITRRHDPEYRGFASDNYAGIHPEILEAIAVANGGHQISYGEDAYTEHLQDVFKGHFGPRAEAFPVFNGTGANVVAMDAMIERWGSVIAAATAHINVDECGAPEKIGGLKLLTVPTPDGKLTPELIDTHAWGWGDQHRAQPLVVAITQSTELGTCYTPEEIKAICDHAHQHGMKVFLDGSRLGNAAATLGRPFREFTTDAGVDVLSFGGTKNGLLAGECVVVLNPDAAHGVMYLRKMSMQLASKMRFISAQFDALLSGDLWHRNASHANAMAQRLAEAVRDVPGVSITQQVQANAVFAILPREVTERLQKRFRFYTWNEHTGEVRWMCSFDTTEADIDAFAAAVREEMAHA; translated from the coding sequence GTGACCATCACCCGCCGCCACGACCCCGAGTACCGCGGTTTCGCCAGCGACAACTACGCCGGGATCCACCCCGAGATCCTGGAGGCGATCGCCGTGGCCAACGGCGGCCACCAGATCTCCTACGGCGAGGACGCCTACACCGAGCACCTGCAGGACGTCTTCAAGGGCCACTTCGGGCCGCGCGCCGAGGCCTTCCCGGTGTTCAACGGCACCGGCGCCAACGTCGTGGCGATGGACGCGATGATCGAGCGCTGGGGCTCGGTGATCGCCGCGGCCACCGCGCACATCAACGTCGACGAGTGTGGCGCCCCGGAGAAGATCGGCGGCCTGAAGCTGCTGACCGTCCCCACCCCCGACGGCAAGCTCACCCCCGAGCTGATCGACACCCACGCCTGGGGCTGGGGCGACCAGCACCGCGCGCAGCCGCTGGTCGTGGCCATCACCCAGTCCACCGAACTCGGGACCTGCTACACCCCCGAGGAGATCAAGGCGATCTGCGATCACGCGCACCAGCACGGCATGAAGGTGTTCCTGGACGGCTCCCGCCTGGGCAACGCCGCCGCCACCCTGGGCCGCCCCTTCCGCGAGTTCACCACCGACGCCGGCGTGGACGTGCTGAGCTTCGGCGGCACCAAGAACGGCCTGCTGGCGGGGGAGTGCGTGGTGGTCCTGAACCCCGACGCCGCCCACGGCGTGATGTACCTGCGCAAGATGTCTATGCAGCTGGCCTCCAAGATGCGCTTCATCTCGGCCCAGTTCGACGCCCTGCTCTCCGGTGACCTGTGGCACCGCAACGCCTCGCACGCCAACGCCATGGCCCAGCGCCTGGCCGAGGCCGTCCGCGACGTTCCGGGCGTGAGCATCACCCAGCAGGTCCAGGCGAACGCGGTCTTCGCGATCCTGCCGCGCGAGGTCACCGAGCGCCTGCAGAAGCGCTTCCGCTTCTACACCTGGAACGAGCACACCGGCGAGGTGCGCTGGATGTGCTCGTTCGACACCACCGAGGCGGACATCGACGCGTTCGCCGCGGCAGTGCGCGAGGAGATGGCGCACGCCTGA
- a CDS encoding ROK family transcriptional regulator yields the protein MKTATPATARAINDRLALDLLIEHGPLTAPRLRELTGLSRPTIADLVDRLTAAGLVEFVGEAEQIRRGPNARLYRLISERAHVVGVDLRRTGFTAAVADLSGQTVGTAARRFDTADTADGADSPDGTDADAADGEPDLVAMLTDAIREAADGRVPHIVVIGAPGLVRPYSGEPAGRNEVPGWRPDLPRELERVLGVKVLLENEVNLAAVAEHRLGAAVGRADFVLLWLDEGIGGAVVLDGRLRRGSSGGAGELGWLEVDGVGFCDRIGPEVRETIAPEELAEQIAKGAFAVVSVLDPGLLVLGGSAGRAAGEPLATLVEERLAAKSPIETEVRASTVEGDAVLRGAVLTGLDLVRDEVFGG from the coding sequence ATGAAGACCGCGACCCCGGCCACCGCCCGCGCGATCAACGACCGGCTGGCGCTCGACCTGCTGATCGAGCACGGCCCGCTGACCGCCCCGCGGCTGCGCGAGCTCACCGGGCTGTCCCGTCCCACCATCGCCGACCTCGTGGACCGGCTGACCGCGGCCGGGCTGGTGGAGTTCGTCGGCGAGGCCGAACAGATCCGGCGCGGGCCGAACGCCCGGCTCTACCGGCTGATCTCCGAGCGGGCCCACGTGGTCGGCGTGGACCTGCGCCGCACAGGGTTCACGGCGGCCGTGGCCGACCTGTCCGGCCAGACCGTCGGCACGGCCGCCCGGCGCTTCGACACCGCCGACACCGCCGACGGCGCTGACAGCCCTGACGGCACCGACGCCGACGCCGCCGACGGCGAACCGGACCTGGTCGCGATGCTGACCGACGCCATCCGGGAGGCCGCCGACGGCCGCGTTCCGCACATCGTGGTGATCGGCGCCCCCGGCCTGGTGCGCCCGTACTCGGGCGAGCCGGCCGGCCGGAACGAAGTGCCCGGCTGGCGGCCGGACCTGCCGCGCGAGCTGGAGCGGGTGCTGGGCGTCAAGGTGCTCCTGGAGAACGAGGTGAACCTCGCGGCCGTCGCCGAACACCGGCTCGGCGCGGCAGTCGGCCGCGCGGACTTCGTACTGCTGTGGCTGGACGAGGGCATCGGCGGCGCGGTCGTGTTGGACGGCCGGCTGCGGCGCGGCTCATCGGGCGGCGCCGGCGAGCTGGGCTGGCTGGAGGTCGACGGCGTCGGGTTCTGCGACCGGATCGGGCCCGAGGTGCGCGAAACGATCGCGCCGGAGGAGCTCGCCGAGCAGATCGCGAAGGGCGCGTTCGCCGTGGTCTCCGTCCTCGACCCCGGGCTTCTGGTGCTCGGCGGCAGCGCGGGACGGGCCGCCGGGGAGCCGTTGGCGACGCTGGTCGAGGAACGGCTCGCCGCCAAGTCGCCGATCGAGACCGAGGTGCGGGCGAGCACGGTCGAGGGCGACGCGGTGCTGCGCGGAGCCGTGCTGACAGGGCTCGATCTCGTGCGCGACGAGGTGTTCGGGGGCTGA
- a CDS encoding ABC transporter permease, whose protein sequence is MITYIIRRLFSAVVLLFVISLITFFIFYVFPRLGGQTAESLAEQYVGKTQNPHAIAAVIHRFGFDQSVWVQYGRFIKGIFVGYDYDTGTQMSHCSAPCLGYSFKTNELVTDSIGKWLPVTISLAIGASVLWLVFGVAVGVASALKKGSIVDRAGMIAALVGVSLPVYFVGPLLALVFVVNWHIFPDPGYVAFTKDPWNWFTHLLLAWIAVAFGLAALYARLTRVGMLDTMNEDFIRTARAKGLPERTVIFKHALRAALTPIVTIFGMDIGFALGGVALAEQVFNLPGIGREAVDAVSQSDLPVLMGVTLVATTFIVLANLVVDLLYGVVDPRVRAS, encoded by the coding sequence GTGATCACCTACATCATCAGGCGTCTGTTCTCAGCAGTCGTGCTGCTGTTCGTGATCAGTCTGATCACGTTCTTCATCTTCTACGTTTTCCCACGCCTGGGCGGACAGACGGCCGAGTCGCTGGCGGAGCAGTACGTCGGCAAGACCCAGAACCCTCACGCCATCGCCGCAGTCATCCATCGCTTCGGATTCGACCAGTCGGTCTGGGTGCAGTACGGCCGCTTCATCAAGGGCATCTTCGTCGGCTACGACTACGACACCGGCACGCAGATGTCGCACTGCTCGGCCCCGTGCCTGGGCTACTCCTTCAAGACCAACGAGCTGGTGACCGACAGCATCGGCAAGTGGCTTCCGGTCACGATCTCGCTCGCGATCGGCGCCTCGGTCCTGTGGCTGGTCTTCGGTGTGGCCGTGGGCGTCGCCTCGGCGCTGAAGAAGGGCTCGATCGTCGACCGGGCCGGCATGATCGCCGCCCTGGTCGGCGTGTCGCTGCCGGTGTATTTCGTCGGCCCGCTGCTGGCGCTGGTGTTCGTGGTGAACTGGCACATCTTCCCGGATCCGGGCTACGTCGCGTTCACCAAGGATCCGTGGAACTGGTTCACGCATCTGCTGCTGGCCTGGATCGCGGTGGCGTTCGGCCTGGCGGCCCTGTACGCCCGCCTGACCCGGGTCGGCATGCTGGACACCATGAACGAGGACTTCATCCGCACGGCGCGGGCCAAGGGCCTGCCGGAGCGGACGGTCATCTTCAAGCACGCGCTGCGCGCGGCCCTGACTCCGATCGTCACCATCTTCGGCATGGACATCGGCTTCGCCCTCGGCGGCGTGGCGCTGGCCGAGCAGGTGTTCAACCTGCCGGGCATCGGGCGCGAGGCGGTGGACGCGGTGAGCCAGTCCGACCTGCCCGTGCTCATGGGCGTCACGCTCGTGGCCACCACCTTCATCGTGCTGGCGAACCTGGTCGTGGACCTGCTCTACGGCGTCGTCGACCCCCGGGTGAGGGCCTCATGA
- a CDS encoding GNAT family N-acetyltransferase: MTDPAPNPWPPGPIRTERLVLRQTEARDRATIIDLFASPEVGTYVGGAQSRDELERTAPEIPGRRFGFFVIERDGAMIGLITLDRRAAVHPGHVRPEANETELGYMFLPHAWGQGYAAEACTAVLDWVATVRPGEPVVLCTQEANIPSRRLATKLGFAEVDRFEEYGAEQWFGVRYPPAL, encoded by the coding sequence ATGACCGACCCCGCTCCCAACCCCTGGCCGCCCGGCCCGATCAGGACCGAGCGGCTCGTCCTGCGCCAGACCGAGGCCCGCGACCGCGCGACGATCATCGACCTGTTCGCCTCGCCGGAAGTCGGGACCTACGTCGGCGGCGCCCAATCGCGCGACGAACTGGAGCGCACCGCACCGGAGATCCCCGGCCGGCGCTTCGGCTTCTTCGTGATCGAACGCGACGGCGCGATGATCGGCCTGATCACCCTCGACCGCCGCGCCGCGGTGCACCCGGGCCACGTCCGCCCCGAGGCGAACGAGACCGAGCTGGGCTACATGTTCCTGCCGCACGCCTGGGGCCAGGGCTACGCCGCCGAGGCGTGCACGGCGGTCCTGGACTGGGTCGCCACCGTCCGCCCCGGCGAGCCGGTGGTCCTGTGCACACAGGAGGCCAACATCCCCTCCCGGCGCCTGGCGACGAAGCTGGGCTTCGCCGAGGTAGACCGCTTCGAGGAGTACGGTGCCGAGCAGTGGTTCGGCGTCCGATACCCTCCTGCCCTCTAG
- a CDS encoding ArsR/SmtB family transcription factor gives MPLDNTGLVPLRALANPLRLRIVSLVTGTAMSATEVADELGIAHASASYHLRQLAAAGFLQRVEDVKDPATPARRGRARLLYQYDPTSAHRLDPSSGRELLYEATLTDLRRRLPLMTRQRSTTDVEVWVGREVWDEACDLVQQAIQLIHDKAGQPRAEDRVHVSMTAFMFELDDSA, from the coding sequence ATGCCTTTGGATAATACTGGGCTGGTTCCCCTTCGAGCCCTGGCCAACCCGTTGCGGCTCCGCATCGTGTCGCTGGTGACGGGGACGGCGATGTCGGCGACCGAGGTCGCGGACGAGCTCGGCATCGCGCACGCGTCGGCGAGCTATCACCTGCGCCAGCTCGCCGCGGCCGGGTTCTTGCAGCGGGTCGAGGACGTCAAGGACCCGGCCACCCCGGCCCGCCGCGGACGGGCACGGCTGCTCTATCAATACGACCCGACCAGCGCCCACCGCCTGGATCCTTCCAGCGGTCGGGAGCTGTTGTATGAGGCGACGCTCACCGACCTTCGCCGTCGGCTGCCTTTGATGACCAGGCAACGGTCGACCACCGACGTCGAGGTGTGGGTGGGCCGTGAGGTGTGGGATGAGGCGTGCGACCTGGTCCAGCAGGCTATCCAGCTCATCCACGACAAGGCAGGTCAGCCGCGGGCCGAGGACAGGGTGCATGTCAGTATGACGGCGTTCATGTTCGAGTTGGACGACAGCGCCTGA